The Medicago truncatula cultivar Jemalong A17 chromosome 4, MtrunA17r5.0-ANR, whole genome shotgun sequence genome includes a region encoding these proteins:
- the LOC11426123 gene encoding uncharacterized protein isoform X1, whose product MRGISSNFFKIELFTPSLCTFKFTGIPFHKICGSGLSSVKQVNIAAVMYSIGDKAPMVLFNWLREFTNVKSLIVSSTTLQILSLVPDLLEVELPSFGNLKSMEIKLEPIEVQLGLPFILKDAMLKRAIATSRKEAAKVRKAFKAGWKPPSIPDGIVNFLLQNSPSAKVDITTIY is encoded by the exons ATGCGTGGTATTTCatcaaactttttcaaaatcgaGCTATTTACTCCAAGTCTTTGTACCTTTAAGTTTACCGGTATACCTTTTCATAAAATATGTGGGAGCGGTCTTTCTTCTGTTAAACAAGTAAATATTGCTGCAGTAATGTATTCAATCGGGGATAAAGCTCCTATGGTTCTATTTAACTGGCTGCGAGAATTTACCAATGTAAAATCATTGATTGTTTCCTCAACTACTCTGCAG ATTCTCTCCTTAGTTCCTGATTTATTGGAGGTTGAGCTCCCTTCTTTCGGTAACTTGAAGTCAATGGAAATAAAATTGGAACCAATCGAAGTTCAGCTAGGATTACCCTTCATATTGAAAGATGCCATGTTAAAGAGAGCTATTGCCACATCACGTAAAGAAGCTGCAAAGGTACGAAAAGCATTTAAAGCAGGTTGGAAACCACCTTCCATACCTGATGGAATAGTCAACTTCTTGCTTCAAAACTCGCCGTCTGCAAAAGTTGATATCACAACAATTTATTAG
- the LOC11416413 gene encoding uncharacterized protein isoform X3, which translates to MRNYSEDFAKIELCAPSLCTFTFTGTPVQKICGSGLSSVKQVKIKAEMFSRWDEPPLILFDWLLNLANVKSLMVSSTTLRILSLVPDLLEVKLPSLCNLKSMEIKLETCSNQMALPNLVKEAMLKKAAAKSRKEAAKLRKAFKARLEPPPIPDGIVEFLRQNSQSAEVNITTNYPACFNLKQVEESIKGAKVINYHSQFAVPASSAAPVHAAESASATVPASSTPPSLHLCCAEKED; encoded by the exons atgcGTAATTATTCAGAAGACTTTGCAAAAATTGAGTTATGTGCTCCAAGTCTTTGTACCTTTACTTTTACTGGTACTCCTGTTCAGAAAATATGTGGGAGTGGTCTTTCTTCTGTCAAACAAGTAAAGATTAAAGCAGAAATGTTTTCAAGATGGGATGAGCCTCCTTTGATTCTATTCGACTGGCTGCTaaaccttgccaatgtaaaaTCATTGATGGTCTCTTCAACTACTCTTCGG ATTCTCTCATTAGTTCCTGATTTACTAGAGGTTAAGCTGCCTTCTTTGTGTAACTTGAAGTCTATGGAAATAAAACTGGAAACCTGTAGTAATCAAATGGCATTACCCAACCTGGTGAAAGAAGCCATGTTAAAGAAAGCTGCTGCCAAGTCACGTAAAGAAGCTGCCAAGTTAAGAAAGGCTTTTAAAGCACGTTTGGAACCACCTCCCATACCTGATGGAATAGTTGAATTCTTGCGTCAAAACTCGCAATCCGCCGAAGTTAACATCACAACAAATTACCCGGCTTGTTTTAATCTTAAGCAG gttGAAGAATCTATAAAGGGTGCGAAGGTTATCAACTATCATTCGCAATTCGCCGTGCCTGCCTCCTCTGCTGCACCTGTTCATGCTGCTGAGTCTGCTTCTGCCACCGTGCCTGCCTCGTCAACACCTCCCAGTCTTCATCTCTGTTGCGCTGAAAAG GAGGATTAA
- the LOC120580247 gene encoding uncharacterized protein, with protein sequence MSRVSSCRALTSLKFSLSSIRRYDIRETLFPKNLNLPLLSSLVLENFAFCGGGLVLENFAFCGGENGCAEPFSTFTKLNSLILRSCEVKDAQILSISSETLVKLALLDNFAKIELSVPSLCTFTFTGDLIQKICGSSLSSIKQVNIDHEISPSVNNALALLSCLQDLANVELLTVNSTTLEILSLVPDLLEVKLPSFCNLRSLEVKMIPLHHGHLFLLMKDVMLKKVAAKSSKEADKLRKAFKAGLELPAIPDGIVDFLRQNPSSAEVNITTDYPGCFNLKQVEESIKGEKIINYRSQIATPASFSVAPACADESAFAPASAVASASAAPPSLHLCRAEI encoded by the exons ATGAGCCGTGTTTCTTCATGCCGGGCCCTTACATCTCTTAAGTTTTCACTTTCCTCCATCCGTCGTTATGATATTAGAGAAACATTATTtccaaaaaatttgaatttgccTCTATTGAGTAGCTTAGTTTTAGAAAATTTTGCCTTTTGCGGCGGTGGCTTAGTTTTAGAAAATTTTGCCTTTTGCGGCGGTGAAAACGGTTGTGCTGAGCCCTTTTCGACCTTTACAAAGTTGAATAGTTTGATCCTTCGTAGTTGTGAGGTAAAGGATGCTCAAATCCTCAGCATATCAAGTGAGACCCTTGTCAAGTTAGCATTGCTTGATAACTTTGCCAAAATTGAGCTATCTGTTCCAAGTCTTTGTACCTTCACTTTTACCGGTGACCTTATTCAGAAAATTTGTGGGAGCAGTCTCTCTTCTATTAAACAAGTAAACATCGATCATGAAATTTCACCTTCGGTGAATAATGCTTTGGCTCTTTTAAGCTGCCTGCAAGATCTTGCCAATGTAGAATTATTGACAGTCAATTCAACTACTCTTGAG ATTCTCTCCTTGGTTCCTGATTTATTGGAGGTTAAGCTCCCTTCTTTTTGTAACTTGAGGTCATTGGAAGTAAAAATGATACCACTTCATCATGGACATTTATTTCTATTAATGAAAGATGTCATGTTAAAGAAAGTTGCTGCTAAGTCAAGTAAAGAAGCCGATAAGTTAAGAAAGGCGTTTAAAGCAGGTTTAGAATTACCTGCCATACCTGATGGAATAGTTGACTTCTTGCGACAAAACCCGTCGTCGGCTGAAGTTAACATCACAACAGATTACCCAGGTTGTTTTAATCTTAAGCAG GTTGAAGAATCTATAAAGGGTGAGAAGATTATCAACTATCGCTCACAAATTGCCACGCCTGCCTCTTTCTCTGTTGCACCTGCTTGTGCTGATGAGTCTGCTTTTGCTCCTGCTTCTGCCGTGGCGTCTGCCTCGGCTGCACCTCCCAGTCTTCATCTCTGTCGCGCTGAAATATAG
- the LOC11416413 gene encoding F-box/LRR-repeat protein At4g14103 isoform X1 encodes MFDYLEPKMSMKRPCSSNEESMILEKMNKRRKCENQSNEESEDRLSDLPDGIILHILSFLNTKHVVRTCVLSKRWRHLWKRIPTLMLYASRFSTVKQFAMFVSNILTLRDTSTALHALDLDRHGNIEPQLLKKILNYVSSHNTHLQDLGISVNGDCGLIMSCVSSCRALTSLMLSIYPKDGICSNSGILFPKSLNLPTLTNLYLTNFNFCGGENGCAEPFLAFPKLTSLVIRSCRVRDAQILRISSETLVNFKMRNYSEDFAKIELCAPSLCTFTFTGTPVQKICGSGLSSVKQVKIKAEMFSRWDEPPLILFDWLLNLANVKSLMVSSTTLRILSLVPDLLEVKLPSLCNLKSMEIKLETCSNQMALPNLVKEAMLKKAAAKSRKEAAKLRKAFKARLEPPPIPDGIVEFLRQNSQSAEVNITTNYPACFNLKQVEESIKGAKVINYHSQFAVPASSAAPVHAAESASATVPASSTPPSLHLCCAEKED; translated from the exons ATGTTTGATTATCTCGAACCCAAAATGTCAATGAAGCGCCCGTGTAGTTCTAACGAAGAAAGCATGATTCTGGAAAAGATGAATAAAAGAAGGAAATGTGAGAATCAAAGTAACGAAGAAAGTGAAGACAGGCTGAGTGACTTACCCGACGGTATAATCCTTCACATTTTGTCATTTTTGAATACCAAACATGTTGTCAGAACTTGTGTTTTGTCTAAGAGATGGAGACATCTCTGGAAACGTATTCCAACTCTTATGTTGTATGCATCAAGATTTTCCACTGTTAAGCAATTTGCCATGTTTGTGTCTAACATATTGACTCTTCGTGATACCTCAACTGCACTGCACGCTCTTGATCTTGACCGTCATGGTAACATTGAGCCTCAACTccttaaaaagattttaaactATGTTTCCTCCCATAATACCCACCTCCAGGATTTAGGAATCTCTGTCAATGGTGATTGTGGTCTCATTATGAGCTGCGTTTCTTCATGTCGGGCTCTTACTTCTCTGATGCTTTCAATTTACCCTAAAGATGGTATTTGTAGTAATTCTGGAATATTATTTCCAAAATCTTTGAATTTGCCAACATTAACCAACTTATATctaacaaatttcaacttttgcgGTGGTGAAAATGGTTGTGCTGAGCCCTTTTTGGCCTTTCCCAAGTTGACTAGTTTGGTCATTCGTAGTTGTAGGGTAAGGGATGCACAAATCCTCAGGATATCAAGTGAAACCcttgtcaattttaaaatgcGTAATTATTCAGAAGACTTTGCAAAAATTGAGTTATGTGCTCCAAGTCTTTGTACCTTTACTTTTACTGGTACTCCTGTTCAGAAAATATGTGGGAGTGGTCTTTCTTCTGTCAAACAAGTAAAGATTAAAGCAGAAATGTTTTCAAGATGGGATGAGCCTCCTTTGATTCTATTCGACTGGCTGCTaaaccttgccaatgtaaaaTCATTGATGGTCTCTTCAACTACTCTTCGG ATTCTCTCATTAGTTCCTGATTTACTAGAGGTTAAGCTGCCTTCTTTGTGTAACTTGAAGTCTATGGAAATAAAACTGGAAACCTGTAGTAATCAAATGGCATTACCCAACCTGGTGAAAGAAGCCATGTTAAAGAAAGCTGCTGCCAAGTCACGTAAAGAAGCTGCCAAGTTAAGAAAGGCTTTTAAAGCACGTTTGGAACCACCTCCCATACCTGATGGAATAGTTGAATTCTTGCGTCAAAACTCGCAATCCGCCGAAGTTAACATCACAACAAATTACCCGGCTTGTTTTAATCTTAAGCAG gttGAAGAATCTATAAAGGGTGCGAAGGTTATCAACTATCATTCGCAATTCGCCGTGCCTGCCTCCTCTGCTGCACCTGTTCATGCTGCTGAGTCTGCTTCTGCCACCGTGCCTGCCTCGTCAACACCTCCCAGTCTTCATCTCTGTTGCGCTGAAAAG GAGGATTAA
- the LOC11416413 gene encoding F-box/LRR-repeat protein At4g14103 isoform X2, giving the protein MFDYLEPKMSMKRPCSSNEESMILEKMNKRRKCENQSNEESEDRLSDLPDGIILHILSFLNTKHVVRTCVLSKRWRHLWKRIPTLMLYASRFSTVKQFAMFVSNILTLRDTSTALHALDLDRHGNIEPQLLKKILNYVSSHNTHLQDLGISVNGDCGLIMSCVSSCRALTSLMLSIYPKDGICSNSGILFPKSLNLPTLTNLYLTNFNFCGGENGCAEPFLAFPKLTSLVIRSCRVRDAQILRISSETLVNFKMRNYSEDFAKIELCAPSLCTFTFTGTPVQKICGSGLSSVKQVKIKAEMFSRWDEPPLILFDWLLNLANVKSLMVSSTTLRILSLVPDLLEVKLPSLCNLKSMEIKLETCSNQMALPNLVKEAMLKKAAAKSRKEAAKLRKAFKARLEPPPIPDGIVEFLRQNSQSAEVNITTNYPACFNLKQVEESIKGAKVINYHSQFAVPASSTPPSLHLCCAEKED; this is encoded by the exons ATGTTTGATTATCTCGAACCCAAAATGTCAATGAAGCGCCCGTGTAGTTCTAACGAAGAAAGCATGATTCTGGAAAAGATGAATAAAAGAAGGAAATGTGAGAATCAAAGTAACGAAGAAAGTGAAGACAGGCTGAGTGACTTACCCGACGGTATAATCCTTCACATTTTGTCATTTTTGAATACCAAACATGTTGTCAGAACTTGTGTTTTGTCTAAGAGATGGAGACATCTCTGGAAACGTATTCCAACTCTTATGTTGTATGCATCAAGATTTTCCACTGTTAAGCAATTTGCCATGTTTGTGTCTAACATATTGACTCTTCGTGATACCTCAACTGCACTGCACGCTCTTGATCTTGACCGTCATGGTAACATTGAGCCTCAACTccttaaaaagattttaaactATGTTTCCTCCCATAATACCCACCTCCAGGATTTAGGAATCTCTGTCAATGGTGATTGTGGTCTCATTATGAGCTGCGTTTCTTCATGTCGGGCTCTTACTTCTCTGATGCTTTCAATTTACCCTAAAGATGGTATTTGTAGTAATTCTGGAATATTATTTCCAAAATCTTTGAATTTGCCAACATTAACCAACTTATATctaacaaatttcaacttttgcgGTGGTGAAAATGGTTGTGCTGAGCCCTTTTTGGCCTTTCCCAAGTTGACTAGTTTGGTCATTCGTAGTTGTAGGGTAAGGGATGCACAAATCCTCAGGATATCAAGTGAAACCcttgtcaattttaaaatgcGTAATTATTCAGAAGACTTTGCAAAAATTGAGTTATGTGCTCCAAGTCTTTGTACCTTTACTTTTACTGGTACTCCTGTTCAGAAAATATGTGGGAGTGGTCTTTCTTCTGTCAAACAAGTAAAGATTAAAGCAGAAATGTTTTCAAGATGGGATGAGCCTCCTTTGATTCTATTCGACTGGCTGCTaaaccttgccaatgtaaaaTCATTGATGGTCTCTTCAACTACTCTTCGG ATTCTCTCATTAGTTCCTGATTTACTAGAGGTTAAGCTGCCTTCTTTGTGTAACTTGAAGTCTATGGAAATAAAACTGGAAACCTGTAGTAATCAAATGGCATTACCCAACCTGGTGAAAGAAGCCATGTTAAAGAAAGCTGCTGCCAAGTCACGTAAAGAAGCTGCCAAGTTAAGAAAGGCTTTTAAAGCACGTTTGGAACCACCTCCCATACCTGATGGAATAGTTGAATTCTTGCGTCAAAACTCGCAATCCGCCGAAGTTAACATCACAACAAATTACCCGGCTTGTTTTAATCTTAAGCAG gttGAAGAATCTATAAAGGGTGCGAAGGTTATCAACTATCATTCGCAATTCG CCGTGCCTGCCTCGTCAACACCTCCCAGTCTTCATCTCTGTTGCGCTGAAAAG GAGGATTAA
- the LOC11426123 gene encoding uncharacterized protein isoform X2 — MRGISSNFFKIELFTPSLCTFKFTGIPFHKICGSGLSSVKQVNIAAVMYSIGDKAPMVLFNWLREFTNVKSLIVSSTTLQILSLVPDLLEVELPSFGNLKSMEIKLEPIEVQLGLPFILKDAMLKRAIATSRKEAAKVVGNN; from the exons ATGCGTGGTATTTCatcaaactttttcaaaatcgaGCTATTTACTCCAAGTCTTTGTACCTTTAAGTTTACCGGTATACCTTTTCATAAAATATGTGGGAGCGGTCTTTCTTCTGTTAAACAAGTAAATATTGCTGCAGTAATGTATTCAATCGGGGATAAAGCTCCTATGGTTCTATTTAACTGGCTGCGAGAATTTACCAATGTAAAATCATTGATTGTTTCCTCAACTACTCTGCAG ATTCTCTCCTTAGTTCCTGATTTATTGGAGGTTGAGCTCCCTTCTTTCGGTAACTTGAAGTCAATGGAAATAAAATTGGAACCAATCGAAGTTCAGCTAGGATTACCCTTCATATTGAAAGATGCCATGTTAAAGAGAGCTATTGCCACATCACGTAAAGAAGCTGCAAAG